The Astyanax mexicanus isolate ESR-SI-001 chromosome 7, AstMex3_surface, whole genome shotgun sequence genome has a window encoding:
- the tnip2 gene encoding TNFAIP3-interacting protein 2 isoform X1 has protein sequence MFGSAKKYRTHKKKQKKKTQSSARWARGSPAGNPRVAHIISSKLTALTFCLTDLPVCLTESERERDLRLERTARKDPQSEGHLLFHQTLKLQDPPDLYTHHTHIHTHTTMDLHTKKQEDHPKLRSCSTINTFYHETQQELARLGQTILSKDGQIAELKARLARHERTTVGPVEGEDLVGPSRSLVGSLCKEIHKLKQKLKDQELDAAQNLDSSKREIQVLQQKLREKEQELESVRQRPEHQKDQEIQHLHSILAERDRTQATKNVLYSSLVAEAEELRVQLGATVRVCQDLLGRLEKEKSRTTNTEHRGSEMMDGSEVAHLNSLVNRLKEENQQLKNRVAYVENLNSRWQKYDVSREEYVRGLCQKLKESTGMAAPGGTALYQQEIGRLNRLLEEKMLECERLSRERDSGSLRDRERIQMLEQQVEAYIEDFKSERADRERAQDKILNLEEGVTRLKLQIHAQHVKEPQPTRRLPISLKKPSRKQTETAEPLLRNSPPESSAKRTIGQSLAQDPTDLMCPRCMAVYDEKNTDEYFNHCTDCAKL, from the exons ATGTTTGGGAGTGCCAAAAAATAtagaacacataaaaaaaaacaaaaaaaaaaaacacagagcagcGCGAGATGGGCACGGGGAAGTCCCGCAGGAAATCCCCGCGTGGCGCACATCATTTCCTCCAAACTGACAGCTCTGACCTTCTGTCTCACAGACCTGCCTGTCTGCCTGactgagagcgagcgagagagagacctcCGGCTCGAGCGCACCGCGCGCAAAGACCCCCAGAGCGAGGGGCACCTTCTCTTCCACCAGACCCTCAAACTCCAGGACCCTCCAGacctatacacacaccacacacacatacacacacacacaaccatggATCTCCACACCAAGAAGCAGGAGGATCACCCCAAACTGCGCAGCTGCTCCACCATCAACACCTTCTACCACGAGACCCAGCAGGAACTGGCCAGACTGGGCCAGACCATCCTCTCCAAAGACGGGCAGATCGCCGAGCTGAAGGCCAGGCTGGCCCGGCACGAGAGGACCACCGTGGGCCCCGTGGAGGGGGAGGACCTGGTGGGACCCTCCAGATCTCTGGTGGGCAGCCTGTGTAAAGAAATCCACAAATTAAAGCAGAAGCTGAAGGACCAGGAGCTGGACGCAGCGCAGAATCTGGATTCCAGCAAACGA GAGATCCAGGTTCTGCAgcagaagctgagggagaagGAGCAGGAGCTGGAGAGCGTCCGGCAGCGACCCGAGCACCAAAAGGACCAGGAGATCCAGCACCTGCACTCCATCCTGGCCGAGAGGGACCGGACCCAGGCCACCAAGAACGTGCTGTACAGCTCGCTGGTGGCGGAGGCGGAGGAGCTGAGGGTGCAGCTGGGGGCCACGGTACGAGTGTGCCAGGATCTACTGGGGAGACTGGAGAAGGAGAAGAGCCGGACCACCAACACTGAGCACAGGGGCAGTGAG ATGATGGATGGCTCTGAGGTCGCTCATCTGAACAGCCTGGTCAACAGATTAAAGGAGGAGAATCAGCAGCTGAAAAATAGAGTGGCATAT GTGGAGAATCTGAACTCACGGTGGCAGAAGTATGATGTGAGTAGGGAGGAGTATGTGAGGGGACTGTGTCAGAAGCTGAAGGAGTCTACGGGCATGGCGGCACCGGGCGGCACGGCTCTGTATCAGCAGGAGATCGGGCGGCTGAacagactgctggaggagaagatGCTGGAGTGTGAGAGACTGAGCCGAGAGAGAGACAGCGGCTCACTCAGAGACCGGGAACGCATCCAGATGCTGGAACAGCAG GTCGAAGCTTATATCGAAGACTTCAAGTCTGAGAGAGCCGACAGGGAAAGAGCTCAGGATAAAATCCTGAACCTCGAGGAGGGGGTGACGCGTCTGAAGCTCCAAATCCACGCCCAG CACGTCAAAGAACCCCAGCCAACACGGCGGCTCCCCATCAGCCTGAAGAAACCGTCCCGCAAACAGACAGAAACGGCCGAGCCTCTGCTGAGAAACAGTCCTCCAGAGTCCAGCGCAAAACGGACTATCGGACAGTCGCTGGCGCAGGATCCCACCGACCTCATGTGTCCGCGGTGCATGGCCGTATACGACGAGAAAAACACGGACGAATACTTTAACCACTGCACTGACTGTGCTAAACTGTGA
- the tnip2 gene encoding TNFAIP3-interacting protein 2 isoform X2: MFGSAKKYRTHKKKQKKKTQSSARWARGSPAGNPRVAHIISSKLTALTFCLTDLPVCLTESERERDLRLERTARKDPQSEGHLLFHQTLKLQDPPDLYTHHTHIHTHTTMDLHTKKQEDHPKLRSCSTINTFYHETQQELARLGQTILSKDGQIAELKARLARHERTTVGPVEGEDLVGPSRSLVGSLCKEIHKLKQKLKDQELDAAQNLDSSKREIQVLQQKLREKEQELESVRQRPEHQKDQEIQHLHSILAERDRTQATKNVLYSSLVAEAEELRVQLGATVRVCQDLLGRLEKEKSRTTNTEHRGSEMMDGSEVAHLNSLVNRLKEENQQLKNRVAYVENLNSRWQKYDVSREEYVRGLCQKLKESTGMAAPGGTALYQQEIGRLNRLLEEKMLECERLSRERDSGSLRDRERIQMLEQQVEAYIEDFKSERADRERAQDKILNLEEGVTRLKLQIHAQASHTSKNPSQHGGSPSA, translated from the exons ATGTTTGGGAGTGCCAAAAAATAtagaacacataaaaaaaaacaaaaaaaaaaaacacagagcagcGCGAGATGGGCACGGGGAAGTCCCGCAGGAAATCCCCGCGTGGCGCACATCATTTCCTCCAAACTGACAGCTCTGACCTTCTGTCTCACAGACCTGCCTGTCTGCCTGactgagagcgagcgagagagagacctcCGGCTCGAGCGCACCGCGCGCAAAGACCCCCAGAGCGAGGGGCACCTTCTCTTCCACCAGACCCTCAAACTCCAGGACCCTCCAGacctatacacacaccacacacacatacacacacacacaaccatggATCTCCACACCAAGAAGCAGGAGGATCACCCCAAACTGCGCAGCTGCTCCACCATCAACACCTTCTACCACGAGACCCAGCAGGAACTGGCCAGACTGGGCCAGACCATCCTCTCCAAAGACGGGCAGATCGCCGAGCTGAAGGCCAGGCTGGCCCGGCACGAGAGGACCACCGTGGGCCCCGTGGAGGGGGAGGACCTGGTGGGACCCTCCAGATCTCTGGTGGGCAGCCTGTGTAAAGAAATCCACAAATTAAAGCAGAAGCTGAAGGACCAGGAGCTGGACGCAGCGCAGAATCTGGATTCCAGCAAACGA GAGATCCAGGTTCTGCAgcagaagctgagggagaagGAGCAGGAGCTGGAGAGCGTCCGGCAGCGACCCGAGCACCAAAAGGACCAGGAGATCCAGCACCTGCACTCCATCCTGGCCGAGAGGGACCGGACCCAGGCCACCAAGAACGTGCTGTACAGCTCGCTGGTGGCGGAGGCGGAGGAGCTGAGGGTGCAGCTGGGGGCCACGGTACGAGTGTGCCAGGATCTACTGGGGAGACTGGAGAAGGAGAAGAGCCGGACCACCAACACTGAGCACAGGGGCAGTGAG ATGATGGATGGCTCTGAGGTCGCTCATCTGAACAGCCTGGTCAACAGATTAAAGGAGGAGAATCAGCAGCTGAAAAATAGAGTGGCATAT GTGGAGAATCTGAACTCACGGTGGCAGAAGTATGATGTGAGTAGGGAGGAGTATGTGAGGGGACTGTGTCAGAAGCTGAAGGAGTCTACGGGCATGGCGGCACCGGGCGGCACGGCTCTGTATCAGCAGGAGATCGGGCGGCTGAacagactgctggaggagaagatGCTGGAGTGTGAGAGACTGAGCCGAGAGAGAGACAGCGGCTCACTCAGAGACCGGGAACGCATCCAGATGCTGGAACAGCAG GTCGAAGCTTATATCGAAGACTTCAAGTCTGAGAGAGCCGACAGGGAAAGAGCTCAGGATAAAATCCTGAACCTCGAGGAGGGGGTGACGCGTCTGAAGCTCCAAATCCACGCCCAGGCAAGCCA CACGTCAAAGAACCCCAGCCAACACGGCGGCTCCCCATCAGCCTGA
- the scpp1 gene encoding secretory calcium-binding phosphoprotein 1 translates to MKLTVVILCLLGATAANPILHKVSMEIIDHASNSTSSVSESSEESNTSEHDSSPENTSENISSESDESKSDEQTSDLSHSHSLEERFGTGEPGMTTDNSQGSQENMRKNWVHLINVKMASKEDTEEVTDQPDEEDKDTTEDQTSESSESTEKPTPSSSSSSTEDSRAVVVDSSENSHSNSSSSSSSSESHESSHSTESTESQSKECPPGTDSNECDSDEYQFHDVGDDGATDPFNGFHTPDNAGHEFAFKR, encoded by the exons ATGAAGCTCACTGTTGTAATTCTCTGCCTGCTGGGAGCCACCGCTGCTAACCCT ATCCTTCACAAGGTTTCCATGGAGATCATAGACCACGCATCCAATTCT ACCTCATCTGTATCTGAATCTTCTGAAGAGAGCAACACATCAGAACATGAT AGTTCTCCAGAAAACACTTCAGAGAACATC TCCTCAGAATCAGATGAGTCTAAATCAGATGAGCAG ACCTCAGACCTGAGCCACAGTCACTCACTAGAAGAACGG TTTGGTACAGGTGAGCCTGGAATGACCACAGACAACAGCCAAGGAAGCCAGGAGAACATGCGCAAG AACTGGGTTCATCTCATCAACGTCAAAATGGCCAGTAAAGAGGACACGGAGGAAGTGACCGACCAACCAGACGAGGAGGACAAAGACACGACAGAGGACCAGACCTCAGAGAGCAGCGAGTCCACGGAGAAGCCcacccccagcagcagcagcagcagcacagaggacAGCAGGGCGGTGGTGGTGGACAGCTCTGAGAACAgccacagcaacagcagcagcagcagcagcagcagcgagagCCACGAGTCCAGCCACAGCACAGAGAGCACAGAGAGCCAGTCCAAAGAGTGCCCGCCCGGAACAGACAGCAACGAGTGCGACAGCGACGAATACCAGTTCCACGACGTCGGAGACGATGGAGCCACTGACCCCTTCAACGGCTTCCACACGCCCGACAACGCCGGCCACGAGTTCGCCTTTAAGAGATGA